TTCGGGGATTTTGACGCAGCCTTCGGTGGCTGGCAAATCGAAGGTGAACCCTACAGCAAGGTAGCGGGAACTGAATTTGAATGGTTTAGAGCACGTATGCTGGGCGGCAGAACCAACCACTGGGGTCGAATTTCATTACGTATGGGACCTGACGATTTCAAGCCAAAGGATGGAGTAACAGACGAATGGCCTATCACTTATGAAGAAGTTAAGCCATTTTATGACCGTGTCGATCGAATGATCGGAATATATGGCACCGTGGAGGGGCTTCATAATGAACCGGATGGGATTTTTATGAAACCACCTAAGCCACGCTTAAACGAACTATACATTGCAAAAGGTGCCAAAAAAGCTGGAGTTCCAGTGATTCCCGGAAGAGGAGCCGTGCTAACGGAAGTATCAAAAGATATTAAAGATCGAGGTACCTGTTTCTACTGTGGCCAATGTGGCCGTGCATGTAAAGTTTATGGAGACTTTTCTTCTTCATCTTGTCTGGTTATTCCAGCGATGAAAACAGGTAACCTAAAGGTGATAGACAATGCAATGGTAAGGGAAGTCATTACAAATGATGAAGGAATTGCAGTTGGTGTTTCTTATGTAAACACCAAGGATTTGCAAGAATATACCGTTAAAGGGAAAACCGTTATTTTGGGTGCTAGTGCCTGTGAAAGCGCGCGGATCATGTTAAATTCCAAATCAAAATCGCATCCTGGGGGTGTTGGTAATAGCAGCGGTTTAGTCGGAAAATATCTCCACGATTCTACAGGGGCCAGTTTATCGGGCTTTTTACCACAACTACTTGACCGGAAGCGTTATAATGAGGATGGCGTTGGAAGTGTCCATATTTATTCACCATGGTGGGAAGATAATGCCAAGTTGAATTTCCCAAGAGGTTACCACATCGAATATGGTGGTGGTTTACATATGCCCTCTTATGGATTTTTGAATTGGGTACCGAAAGTAAATGACCTGGCAAAAAATTCGGATGGGAAGTCAAAAGCCAAAGGCGGTTATGGTACTGCATTAAAAGAAGATTTCCGTAGCTATTATGGTGCAAATGTAGGTATGGCAGGCCGGGGAACGGCATTGGCAAGAAAAGACAATTACTGTGAAATTGACCCCGATAAAGTCGACAAATTCGGAATTCCTGTGCTACGTTTCAACTACAAATGGGCTAATGAAGAAATAGCACAAGCCAAACATATGCAAGAGACATTTCAGTCTATTATGCACGAAATGGGCGCTGTAATTACTTCTAAAATACCAGGAGCAGATACATTGTATGGCCTGGAAGCTCCCGGAAAAATTATTCATGAAGGTGGTACCACAAGAATGGGAAATGACCCTAAAACCTCCGTTTTGAACAAATGGGGACAAGCGCACGATTGTAAAAATCTCTACGTCGTGGATGCGGGACCATTTGTACAACAAGGTGACAAAAATCTGACCTGGACAATACTCGCCTTATCAATGCGGACAGCAGAATATATACTTCAAGAAAAGAAAAAATTAAACGGTTAAAAGCATGAATAGAAGAGAATCTTTAAGAGCATTAGGATTAATTGCAGCTGGATCTGGTCTTTTAACCGCAGCTTGCAATTCAAAAGATGCTAAAAATGCAGTAGCAGACAATAGCAAAAAATTACCTGGAGTCCAGGATTTTGAATACGAACGCACGGAACAATTATATGCCGAAAAGTTTTTTGACGAACATGAAATGGCTACAATCACTGTTTTGGCGGATATTATTATTCCTAAGGATAACATTTCAGGAAGTGCTTCGGAAGCGGGAGTACCCGATTTCATCGAATTTATCGTAAAAGATTTGCCGGATAATAAAATCCCTATGCGTGGCGGACTTCGTTGGCTCGACCTCCAATCCAAAAAGCGTTACGGAACAGTATTTATCAAATGCAGTGCAAAAGATCAACTTGCATTGGTAGATGATATTGCCTACCCTGACTTGGCAAAACCGGAAATGAAACAAGGTGCCGCCTTCTTTTCATTAATGCGCAACCTGACTTCCTCAGGATTTTACACGAGTGAAATGGGTGTGAAAGATATCGGCTATGCCGGAAATAAACCTGGAGTCTGGAATGGTGTACCAGATGATGTGTTGAAAGAGCACGGTTTTGACCCGACTAAATTCTTTGGATAATAAAAAAATCCTTTCCGTTTTCGGAAAGGATTTTTTTATTTACCTCATTAAAATCTATTGTGCTGATGGCACCTCGGTAGCCTCCGGAGCCTTATCAATCAACTCCATAAATTGATCCAATTTAGGGGTGATAATAATCTGCGTTCTTCTATTCCGTTGCTTACCTAGAGCCGTTGTGTTATCTGCAATTGGATTATATTCTCCCCTACCGCCTGCAGTTAAGCGTTTAGGATCCACACCATATTTATTTTGTAAAGCCTGTACCACAGAAGAAGCCCGTAAAGTACTTAAATCCCAGTTATTCCGAATATTAGGTTTAGAAATTGGATCGGTATCGGTATTACCTTCAATCAATACTTCATAATCTCTATAATCTTGGATAATTTTCGCAATTTTACTTAATGTCTGGTCGGCTCTATCATTAATTTCATAGCTACCGGATTTGTAAAGCATATTATCAGCAAGTGAGATATAAACTACCCCTTTTAATACCTGTACATCAACTTCCTGCAATTCCTCACGGCTAAGCGATCTCGTCAAATTATTGGTCAATACCAGATTCAAGGAATCGGATTTGTTTTTCGTCTCAACGAGATGCTTAATATATTTATTTGAAGCGTTAATTTCATCAACCAACTTGGAAATATTAATATTTCCCTGTGAATTCTGATTAATACTGTTATCGAGCGATTTCTGCAAAGCAGCATAAGCCGATCGGAGATCCGCATTATTTTGTCGTTCAGAGGCCAACTGATCTTCTAAACTCTTGATCCGTGTCCGACCTTCAGCCAATTGAAGCTGTCCATCCTGATATTGTTTGGTCAATTGACTGTGCTCCGTTTGTAATTTACTATAGTCGGACTGTAAACCAGCATATTGCTTTTTGCTAACACCACATCCGATAACAAACAAACTGGCCGTTAATACAGTCATTGGAAAAACTAAATTCTTCATGATATACTCTTTTTGTAGATGTTGAATTAATTCATAGAACAAGATACGCAATATTCTAGCCAAAATACCCCACAGTCTTGTCAAATTAACAACCTTTAACGTCCTATTGGGCTAGCTCCTTCAGCTCTGTAGCGCTAAATACTTGCCCACCTTTAAGATAGGGATTTGCGCCTTTGAGATAATTATAAATAATTGATTTAGCCTCTTCATTGGGTAATTTATAAAGATTTTTAACAAGGAAATTTTTATCCTCAAGGATATTATTGTTATATCCCAAAAAAGAAGGCGCATGTACCTGTACGCTCCAACGTATAAACCGTGCTTCAATATGATTTGGATTTTCTTTTATTACTTCTTCCAAATAATTTTTACCCTCCTTAAACTGCCCAACTTTTTTAAATGGATTACCGATATGTTTCGCTAATAGGATCTGATAAGCGGCCAAGTATACTTTATCAGTAGGTGATTTGGCCCCCTCCTTTAACACTTTTAAATTATGTTCACATAGATCCTCATCCTTTACGGCCCCTGCATATTCCCTTCGAATTTTATCTATATTCACCTGTTGGCCAAATCCAGCCTTCGACAGGCAAAATAGAACAATGATTATTACTATTCGTGTTATCATAATTATAAATTAGCTCGTTTAAACCATTTCATTTTCCCGTTTAAATTACTAAAAAAATTGAATCCAGCTATTAATTTTAAATTACCATAGCATAACGCCAAAAATTCATGTCAACGCATCGCCACAGCCAGCCTTAAATAAGAGAAAAGTCTTCATTCCAATATATTTTTAAAGCAATTTTGCGGCATGAAACTGATTTTAGCAACAAGCCCATTCTGGTTAAAAGTGATTTTGTCGATTCTATTTGGTGTGATATTAGGCTGCTTCTTAGGGGAGATTGTGTTTAACTTATTACAAGCCTAAACTCCGCATTACAAGCCTAAGCCCGTCATCATTGATATCGCGTTCTCTACTTGACAATCCCGTGAATTTTATGCGTAGAGATAATCCGCTTATTGCAGCTCTATAGATCAAACCAATAAGTTTCATATTCCTTGCCAAAAGTCAAATTATTTTTACTATATTGGGTATACCATTATAAATTTAAAAGGAGCTATGGAGACAAAAGCAGAATATCAGATTTGGGATACTATTGTGAATAGCGCAAAAACTAAATTCGATTATAAGCATATTCGTGCTATGTTTAAAAAAGAGGATGACGAAATAACCGATAAGTTTCTATTCCATATCATTGCAGGATTTGCCTGTGGTGAAAATCATCAGACTATCTCAACCAATCTTTTCAATGAATTACAAAGCATTCATTTTGAGTGCAATGAAGAACAGATCGATAAATTTATCGCTGATAAACACGTAAAATTCAGTCCTGAAATATACGCCACCTATCTTGCATTCTCTATGCTGGAGGATGGTGAAGATATCGATAATATCAACGAAATCATTAATAATCTGTTGCAACTAGATAAATAATTATACGGAAGTATCGTTTAATTTTGGCTAAAAACTTATATTCGTGAATTATTACACCTATAGTTATGCGCCAGTTTTTAACGCTATTTTTAATATTTTCTATTTATACAAATAGTATAGCCCAAACTTTTGACTTTGGTAAAGTTTCTATTTCGGATTTCTCGCGAACAGATTTGGATAGTAATGCCAATGCAATCGTGCTCAATGAATTTGGACGAAGTTCTGTTTTTGTTGATGATTATGATAATCGTATAAAACTTCAACATGAGTACCATGTAATTATCCGTATCAATAATAAAGAAGGATTTAAAAAAGCTAATTTTGAAATTCCCTCCTATAAACGCGGAAGTTACATCCGTGATTATTTTGACGAACTAAAGGCCGTTACTTATAATTTAGAAAACGGCAGAATCGAGAAAACGGAACTTGAAAACAAGAAAGTTTTCAGAGAAAACTACTCCGCCTATCTAGATCTAAATAAATTTACACTCCCGAGTATTAAAGAAGGATCTATTATTGAAGTATCCTATCGGACGTTGGAACAAGATTTATTCAATTTCAAAACATGGGAATTCCAAGATGATATTCCCAAAATACAAAGCCAATATATCGCCATCATACCTGCGTCTTTCACCTACAATGTGGTCTTACGTGGCCCTTATAAGCTTAGCGATCAAAAAGGTGAAGTATTGAAAGAATACATTTTTCTTGATGGATTACGAATGGATTGTTCTAAGTTGACCTATTCCATGAAGAATATTCCGGCATTTGTAGAAGAAGACTACATGACGTCTCCAACCAATTTCAAATCTGCCATCTATTATGAGCTTGAATCGATCTATTATCCGAGCACGGGTAGCAAGAAGACATTTAGCAAAACCTGGAAAGACGTCGATACAGATCTGATGAATGAAAAGGCGTTTGGTGGACAATTAAAAAAAACAGACCTATTTAAAACCAGTTTGACAACGATAGTATCGCCTACTGATACAAAATTAGAAAAGGCAAAAAAGATCTATGGCTATATCAATAAGCAAATAAAATGGAATAACTATTTAGGGAAATACGCCGAATCAGGTATCGAAAAAGCTTTGGAAAGACGGACTGGAAATATTGGAGATATCAACTTAGCACTGGTAACCGCCTTGCTGGCGGCTGATCTCGAGGCCTACCCGGTTATTCTTTCAACACGAAGAAAGGGTACTCCAAACGCCCTGTTTCCAGTGCTGTCTGACTTTGACTATGTGATCGCCTGCGTAGATATTAATGGGATAAAGTATAAGCTTGATGCCTCCAATGCATACTTACCTTTCGGTGAACTGCCCTTACAATGCCTGAATGAACGGGGAAGAATTATTTACTCTAAAAAGAGTTCCGATTGGTATCCGCTGACTGCTGAAGAATCTTCCGATGTAAACTATGTATTGGAGGGCACATTGAATGACCAATTTAAAATCAAGGGAAAACTGACTATCAGCAGTAAAGGAAACAAGGCACTATTAAAGCGCCAGCATATCGCTAAATTCAATTCTTTAGAAGAATACTGGGAAAAACTAGACGAGGAAATGCCCAATATCACCTTAACAAAATCAAGTATCCAAAATTTGGAGGATATTGATCAGCTATTAATAGAAGAATTTGATGTTACAATGGATGTCTCCAAACAGATGGGACAAGATGTACTGGTTTTGGCGCCCAATATTATTGATAGGATTTCCTACAATCCATTTAAGGCGCAGGAAAGAACTTACCCCGTCGATATGGGTTTTAAATCCAAGACCTTGTACTCAATCAAATTGACAATTCCTGATCAATATGAAATTGTCGAAAAACCACAAAATGCTTCTTTAGCACTCCCAGAGTCAGCTGCAAAATATAGATATGTGACACAAGTCGACGGTAATCAGCTTGAAATCCTACAGAGCCTGGTGTTTAACAAACCTATATTTTCAGTCGATGAGTATTTTTCGCTCAAAGAGTTGTATTCTCGTATCATTCAACAGCAAAAGCTAGACATAAAATTAACCGGTAAAAAATGAAAATCTTATTATTCGTCACCTTACTCTTACTTCCGATCTTCGCAATTGGGCAAGATAATTACGATGTCGCCAATATCCCGAGTGCATTAAAGAGCCGGGCAGTAGCAACTGTCCGTAATGATAAAACTGTGGTAGAAATGAAATCTCCTCAACAGGTGATTACGAGCATAACTTGTGCCATTACTGTTTATAATAAAAATGGAGATCGCTATGCTTCCCTCCCGGTCTATTATAGTAAGTCCAGCGAAATCAAAAATCTAAAAGGAGCGATTTATAATGAAATGGGGATATTGCAAAAGAAAATTGCAACGAAAGATTTCAAAGATATAAGCGCTGTGGACAACAGTACCATGTTTGCCGATTCACGGGTAAAATTATATGTCCCAGACTACCACAGCTATCCTTATACGGTGGAATACCAATACGAAGTGAAAAATAAACAAAATTTGATCATTCCATCTTGGACTCCTGAGGTGTCGAACAACGTTTCTGTGGAAAAAAGCAGTTTTCAATTTATTGCTCCCCTTGGCACCGAATGTCGAATTGAAACAAAGAACTATACAGGCAGCATCAAAGAAGAGAAAAATGAGAAAACCGAAAGCAAAACTTGGACTGTAGAACAGATTGCAGCAAGAAAGGATGAATCCTATGGCCCCAACCCCAATCTAAAAAGAACAAATGTGCTCATCGTTCCCAAAAACTTTATTTACTATGGTAAGGAAGGAAATTTCTCGGATTGGAAAGAGTTTGGCAATTGGGTGTCGAATAGCTTGTTGAACAAAAAACAAGATCTGACCGAAGCTTCCAAACAAAAATTTGTTGCATTGACCAAAAATGCCAGTTCAGACAAGGATAAAGCAAAAATTCTATACGATTACTTACA
The genomic region above belongs to Sphingobacterium zeae and contains:
- a CDS encoding transglutaminase domain-containing protein, which gives rise to MRQFLTLFLIFSIYTNSIAQTFDFGKVSISDFSRTDLDSNANAIVLNEFGRSSVFVDDYDNRIKLQHEYHVIIRINNKEGFKKANFEIPSYKRGSYIRDYFDELKAVTYNLENGRIEKTELENKKVFRENYSAYLDLNKFTLPSIKEGSIIEVSYRTLEQDLFNFKTWEFQDDIPKIQSQYIAIIPASFTYNVVLRGPYKLSDQKGEVLKEYIFLDGLRMDCSKLTYSMKNIPAFVEEDYMTSPTNFKSAIYYELESIYYPSTGSKKTFSKTWKDVDTDLMNEKAFGGQLKKTDLFKTSLTTIVSPTDTKLEKAKKIYGYINKQIKWNNYLGKYAESGIEKALERRTGNIGDINLALVTALLAADLEAYPVILSTRRKGTPNALFPVLSDFDYVIACVDINGIKYKLDASNAYLPFGELPLQCLNERGRIIYSKKSSDWYPLTAEESSDVNYVLEGTLNDQFKIKGKLTISSKGNKALLKRQHIAKFNSLEEYWEKLDEEMPNITLTKSSIQNLEDIDQLLIEEFDVTMDVSKQMGQDVLVLAPNIIDRISYNPFKAQERTYPVDMGFKSKTLYSIKLTIPDQYEIVEKPQNASLALPESAAKYRYVTQVDGNQLEILQSLVFNKPIFSVDEYFSLKELYSRIIQQQKLDIKLTGKK
- a CDS encoding GMC family oxidoreductase, with product MSDYQIKENPELFDAIVVGSGAGGGMAGYILAHAGLKVLMLEAGPFYDPAKDSLQLRWPWESPRRGAGTTRPFGDFDAAFGGWQIEGEPYSKVAGTEFEWFRARMLGGRTNHWGRISLRMGPDDFKPKDGVTDEWPITYEEVKPFYDRVDRMIGIYGTVEGLHNEPDGIFMKPPKPRLNELYIAKGAKKAGVPVIPGRGAVLTEVSKDIKDRGTCFYCGQCGRACKVYGDFSSSSCLVIPAMKTGNLKVIDNAMVREVITNDEGIAVGVSYVNTKDLQEYTVKGKTVILGASACESARIMLNSKSKSHPGGVGNSSGLVGKYLHDSTGASLSGFLPQLLDRKRYNEDGVGSVHIYSPWWEDNAKLNFPRGYHIEYGGGLHMPSYGFLNWVPKVNDLAKNSDGKSKAKGGYGTALKEDFRSYYGANVGMAGRGTALARKDNYCEIDPDKVDKFGIPVLRFNYKWANEEIAQAKHMQETFQSIMHEMGAVITSKIPGADTLYGLEAPGKIIHEGGTTRMGNDPKTSVLNKWGQAHDCKNLYVVDAGPFVQQGDKNLTWTILALSMRTAEYILQEKKKLNG
- a CDS encoding OmpA/MotB family protein, which gives rise to MKNLVFPMTVLTASLFVIGCGVSKKQYAGLQSDYSKLQTEHSQLTKQYQDGQLQLAEGRTRIKSLEDQLASERQNNADLRSAYAALQKSLDNSINQNSQGNINISKLVDEINASNKYIKHLVETKNKSDSLNLVLTNNLTRSLSREELQEVDVQVLKGVVYISLADNMLYKSGSYEINDRADQTLSKIAKIIQDYRDYEVLIEGNTDTDPISKPNIRNNWDLSTLRASSVVQALQNKYGVDPKRLTAGGRGEYNPIADNTTALGKQRNRRTQIIITPKLDQFMELIDKAPEATEVPSAQ
- a CDS encoding gluconate 2-dehydrogenase subunit 3 family protein; amino-acid sequence: MNRRESLRALGLIAAGSGLLTAACNSKDAKNAVADNSKKLPGVQDFEYERTEQLYAEKFFDEHEMATITVLADIIIPKDNISGSASEAGVPDFIEFIVKDLPDNKIPMRGGLRWLDLQSKKRYGTVFIKCSAKDQLALVDDIAYPDLAKPEMKQGAAFFSLMRNLTSSGFYTSEMGVKDIGYAGNKPGVWNGVPDDVLKEHGFDPTKFFG